One part of the Streptomyces nigra genome encodes these proteins:
- a CDS encoding DUF1330 domain-containing protein: MPAYAIAHLRDVTPHAEVAEYIDRITATFEPYGGRFLVHGTAHETVEGDWPGAVVMIAFPTLAEARAWWESPAYREIAPLRTRHARGDIILVDGVPEGYDPGTTAQAVRASLAPGDGGTAG; the protein is encoded by the coding sequence ATGCCCGCCTACGCCATAGCCCACCTGCGCGATGTCACCCCGCACGCGGAGGTCGCCGAGTACATCGACCGCATCACCGCGACCTTCGAGCCGTACGGCGGCCGCTTCCTGGTGCACGGCACCGCGCACGAGACGGTCGAGGGCGACTGGCCCGGCGCCGTGGTGATGATCGCCTTCCCCACTCTCGCCGAGGCCCGCGCCTGGTGGGAGTCCCCCGCCTACCGGGAGATCGCCCCGCTGCGCACACGCCACGCGCGGGGCGACATCATCCTGGTCGACGGGGTCCCCGAGGGGTACGACCCGGGCACGACGGCGCAGGCGGTACGCGCGAGCCTGGCGCCCGGCGATGGCGGGACGGCCGGCTGA
- a CDS encoding alpha/beta hydrolase — MTESQRPVLEPAAQAFAEATAQPPYLFDLGPEAGRKAVDEVQSAEVAKPDVDEEWLTVAGGPTGEVRVRIVRPAGATGTLPVIVYLHGAGWVFGNAHTHDRLVRELAVGAGAAVVFPEYDLSPEARYPVAVEQNHAVARWVVAEGAGHGLDAGRIAVAGDSVGGNMAAALTLMAKQRGDVPLVAQVLFYPVTDASFDTESYHRFAEGYFLRRDAMQWFWDQYTTDAAERAQITASPLRATVEQLTGLPPALVVTAEADVLRDEGEAYANKLRQAGVPVTAVRYQGAIHDFVMLNALRGTRAADGAIKQAIGVLRDAFGA, encoded by the coding sequence ATGACCGAGTCCCAGCGCCCCGTTCTCGAGCCCGCCGCCCAGGCGTTCGCCGAGGCGACCGCGCAGCCGCCGTACCTCTTCGACCTCGGGCCGGAGGCCGGGCGCAAGGCCGTCGACGAGGTGCAGTCGGCGGAGGTGGCCAAGCCGGACGTCGACGAGGAGTGGCTGACCGTGGCCGGTGGGCCGACCGGGGAGGTCCGGGTCCGGATCGTCCGTCCGGCCGGGGCCACCGGGACGCTGCCGGTGATCGTCTATCTGCACGGCGCCGGCTGGGTGTTCGGCAACGCCCACACCCACGACCGTCTCGTCCGTGAACTGGCCGTCGGCGCCGGTGCCGCGGTCGTCTTCCCCGAGTACGACCTCTCGCCCGAGGCCCGCTATCCCGTCGCCGTCGAGCAGAACCACGCCGTGGCGCGCTGGGTCGTCGCCGAGGGCGCCGGGCACGGCCTCGACGCCGGCCGGATCGCCGTGGCCGGTGACTCGGTGGGCGGCAACATGGCGGCGGCGCTGACCCTGATGGCCAAGCAGCGCGGGGACGTCCCGCTGGTGGCGCAGGTGCTCTTCTACCCGGTCACGGACGCCTCGTTCGACACGGAGTCCTACCACCGGTTCGCCGAGGGGTACTTCCTGCGCCGGGACGCCATGCAGTGGTTCTGGGACCAGTACACGACCGACGCGGCCGAGCGCGCGCAGATCACCGCCTCGCCGCTGCGCGCCACCGTCGAGCAGCTCACCGGCCTCCCGCCGGCCCTCGTCGTCACCGCCGAGGCGGACGTGCTGCGGGACGAGGGCGAGGCGTACGCGAACAAGCTGCGCCAGGCCGGTGTGCCGGTGACCGCCGTGCGGTACCAGGGCGCGATCCACGACTTCGTGATGCTGAACGCGCTGCGCGGGACGCGGGCCGCCGACGGGGCCATCAAGCAGGCGATCGGCGTGCTGCGGGACGCCTTCGGGGCGTGA